From the Nodularia sp. NIES-3585 genome, one window contains:
- a CDS encoding nucleoside deaminase: MNPEYFMRLAVEEAKKGDAPYGAVIVKDQEVVAVAHNTVKRDSDPSAHAEINVIRSLTAKLKSPSLEGYSIYTTGEPCPMCATACVWTGISEIVYGASIQDLISVNQSQINISCEEVIAKSFSNIKITRGILKNECLELFHLS; the protein is encoded by the coding sequence ATGAATCCAGAATATTTTATGCGCCTAGCAGTAGAAGAAGCTAAAAAGGGAGATGCGCCTTATGGTGCTGTGATTGTCAAAGATCAAGAAGTTGTGGCTGTAGCTCATAATACTGTCAAGCGAGATAGTGATCCATCAGCCCATGCAGAAATCAACGTTATTCGTAGTTTAACAGCTAAACTTAAAAGCCCCTCTTTGGAAGGTTATAGCATATATACAACTGGCGAACCTTGTCCAATGTGTGCTACCGCCTGTGTGTGGACAGGGATATCTGAAATTGTATATGGTGCTTCAATTCAAGATTTAATCTCAGTTAATCAATCACAAATTAATATTTCTTGTGAAGAGGTGATTGCTAAATCATTTAGCAATATCAAAATAACACGAGGAATTTTAAAAAATGAATGTTTAGAATTATTTCATTTATCTTAA
- a CDS encoding protoglobin domain-containing protein, which yields MTTIDSLAFLKTLEQRVGLTSEDKSILKSHAEWGLQIAPEMADHFYAYLGRDEEMNAILNKVEGRVHRLHETFIQWFHQMFTGIDDWGTEYAQCRWHIGVIHVKIGIVPQYVVPAMGVVVHEVGRTLKLHAKPEVLQESLGKICMIDLAFIEQAYVEVATSAVLRETGWSEALFRRLVATGAATM from the coding sequence ATGACAACTATTGATTCTCTCGCTTTTTTGAAAACTCTTGAACAACGAGTTGGTTTAACGTCCGAAGATAAGTCTATTTTGAAATCCCATGCAGAATGGGGGCTACAGATCGCCCCAGAAATGGCCGATCATTTTTATGCTTATCTAGGGCGTGATGAAGAAATGAATGCCATTTTAAATAAAGTTGAGGGACGTGTTCACCGCTTGCATGAAACATTTATTCAATGGTTTCATCAAATGTTTACAGGCATAGATGATTGGGGTACTGAATATGCTCAATGTCGCTGGCATATTGGAGTGATTCATGTAAAAATTGGCATCGTCCCTCAATATGTGGTTCCAGCTATGGGAGTTGTGGTTCATGAAGTTGGCAGAACTTTAAAACTCCATGCTAAACCGGAGGTTTTACAAGAATCTCTGGGCAAGATTTGTATGATCGATTTAGCTTTTATTGAGCAAGCTTATGTAGAAGTTGCGACATCTGCTGTATTGAGAGAAACTGGCTGGTCAGAAGCTTTATTTAGGCGTTTAGTCGCCACTGGTGCGGCAACTATGTAA
- a CDS encoding ion transporter yields MLLSREQTEFYLKDLETPTGKAINLILAGLVLLSSGIFVAETYNISHAIRFYLDVIDTAILVIFAGEYALRLWSSENKIGYILSFYSIIDLIAILPFFLGVVDVRFIRLFRCFRILRLIRFIDKRFLYGSINTEDGVIFAKILFTLFAIIFVFSGLIYQVENPVNPHVFATFLDAFYFSVVTMTTVGFGDVTPISELGRLLTVLMILTGIALIPWQVGDLIKRLVKTANQVETVCSGCGLAFHDVDAGFCKRCGSELLNKKVK; encoded by the coding sequence ATGTTACTAAGCCGAGAACAAACAGAATTTTACTTAAAAGACCTGGAAACACCAACAGGTAAAGCTATTAATTTAATACTTGCGGGTTTGGTGCTACTATCATCAGGCATTTTTGTAGCTGAAACTTATAATATTTCTCATGCTATTCGTTTCTATTTGGATGTAATTGACACTGCTATATTGGTAATTTTTGCGGGAGAATATGCTCTGCGGCTGTGGAGTTCAGAAAATAAAATTGGGTATATTTTAAGTTTTTACTCAATTATTGACTTGATAGCAATTTTGCCCTTTTTTCTAGGCGTAGTTGATGTGAGATTTATTCGTCTATTTCGATGCTTCAGAATTTTAAGATTAATTAGATTTATCGATAAAAGGTTTTTATACGGCAGTATCAACACCGAAGATGGTGTAATCTTTGCTAAAATATTATTTACTTTATTTGCAATTATCTTTGTTTTTTCTGGTTTAATTTATCAAGTTGAAAATCCAGTTAATCCTCATGTTTTCGCAACTTTTTTGGATGCGTTTTATTTCTCGGTTGTCACTATGACTACTGTCGGATTTGGTGATGTGACACCAATTTCTGAATTAGGTCGCCTGCTAACAGTATTAATGATTTTGACAGGTATTGCCTTAATTCCTTGGCAAGTAGGAGATTTAATTAAACGCTTGGTAAAAACTGCCAATCAGGTAGAAACGGTTTGTTCAGGTTGTGGTTTGGCTTTCCATGATGTGGATGCTGGTTTTTGTAAACGGTGTGGGAGTGAACTACTTAATAAAAAAGTTAAATAA